The genomic region TGGGGGTGACGGAGCTGGCGCCCACTGGGCCGATCCGATTACGCTTGGTCCAGCAATTAGTCCACCTCTGGCGTCCCCGTCGAAGGAGTCCCCATGGAAGGGGCCCGGCAGTACAACGTCCACGAGGCGAAAACCAACTTCTCCAAGATCCTGGAGGCGGTCGCCACCGGCGAGGAGGTGATCATCAGCAAGGCGGGGGAGCCCGTCGCCAAGGTGATCCCGCTCGCGGGGAAAGTCTTGCGGACCTCGCGAGGATCCGTCAGGGAGCCCGTGGTGTTCGCCGACGACTTCGACGACATGTCCGATGACGCCGGCTTCGCCGAGGCCTTCGGGCTACTCCCCCACACCGAGGCCGCCGAGTGAAGCTCCTGGCGGACACTCACGTCATCGTGTGGTGGCTGACGGACTCCCCACAGCTGTCCGACGAGGTCAAGGACCTGCTGGACACCGAGCGCCTCGCGTACGTCAGCGCGGTCACCCCGTGGGAACTGGCGGTCAAGCAGGCTCTCGGCAAGCTCGACGGCCCGGAGGACCTGCCGGAGCGAGCCAGGGACTGTCAGCTCAGGCCGCTGCCGGTCACCGCGCTCCATGGCATCCGGGCGGGACAGCTGCCCCTCCACCACAGGGATCCCTTCGACCGCATGCTGATCGCCCAGGCCCAGTCGGAAGGGCTGACCCTCGTCACGCGTGACAAGTTCATCCCGCTTTACGATGTCCCGGTACTGACCGTCTGAGCTCGCCGCGACGCTTTCCGCCGGAGAGACGCCGACCGGCCGAGGAGCACGAGTCCGTGACGAGCGATGCGATAGCCCGCCCCGCCGCGCCGGCGGCCACAGCCGCCGTGAAGGCGGGGAGCCGACGGTGGGCCGGGCCCTGGATGGTGGCCGCCGGGCTGTTCCTCGTCTACCTCGTGCTGTCCGTCGGACGGTTCCGGCGGATGGAGTGGGCCTCCTGGGACCTGGGCATCTTCGAGCAGGCGATCCGCGCGTACGCGCACCTGCGCGAGCCCGTCGCCGATCTGAAGGGGCCGGGGGCCAACATCCTCGGAGACCACTTCAGCCCGGTCATCGCGACCCTCGCCCCCTTCTACCGGATCTTCCCGGGCCCCGTGACCCTGCTCGTCGCGCAGGCCGCGCTCTTCGCGCTCTCCGCCGTCCCCGTCACCAGGGCGGCCGGGCGGTTCCTGGGCCGGCCCCGCGGGCTCGCCGTCGGGATCGCGTACGGGCTGTCCTGGGGGATCCAGCGGGCCGTCGAGTTCGACTTCCACGAGATCGCCTTCGCCGTGCCCCTGCTGGCCTTCGCCCTGGAGGCGGTCCTCGCCCGGCGCTGGCGGGCCGCCCTGTTGTGGGGGCTGCCGCTGCTCCTCGTCAAGGAGGACCTCGGTTTCACCCTCGCCGCCCTGGCCGTGGTCGTCGCCTGGCGGGCCCGGCCCACCGACCGGCGGGCCGCCGCGGTCGCCCTCGGCGTCGCCGCCCTGGCCACCGTCCTCGCCGCCCTGGTGTTCACCGTCGTCATACCGGCCTTCGCCACGGCGGGCTACGGCTACTGGGACAAGATCCACGGCGCGGGCCCCCTCGACGGCTTCGGCACCAAGCTCACCACCCTGGCCTGGGTGCTGATCCCGACCTCCGGACTGCTGGCCCTGCGCTCACCGCTGCTGCTGGTCGCCGCCCCCACCCTCGGCTGGCGGTTCCTGTCCGGCGACGACCACTACTGGTCCACCGACTGGCACTACAGCGCCGTCCTCATGCCCGTCGTGGCCCTCGCCCTCATCGACGCGATCGACACCGCCCGGCGCGGTGAGCGGGCCTGGCTGCGCGCGTACGCACTCCAGCTGCCCACCGCCGTCCTCGCCGCCGGCCTCGCCCTCAGCGTGACCAGCCTGCCGACCGAGAAGCTCGCGCAGGCCCGTACGTACGAGAAGCCCGCCCGGGTCACCGCGATCGAGGAACTCCTCGACCGGATCCCCGACGGGGCGACGGTGGAGGCCGACACCGCGCCGCTGACCCGGCTGACCTCCCGCTGCCGCGTGCTGTGGATCGGCGGCAGCAAGGGCGTCGTCCCCGACTGGATCACCCTGGACAACTCCTCCAAGTGGGCCGGTCAGGACCCGACCGGTTATGCCCGGCAGCTGCACCCCGGCGAGCGGTTCGAGCTCGTGGGCGAGGCCGAGGGCGTCGTCCTGATGCGCCACGAATGACGCGACGCCGGTCCGGGACCCCAAGGTCCCGGACCGGCGCCTCCCCCGTGCTCCCCCGCTTCCCCCCGCTTTCCCCCGTACGAACGCGGCGGCAGGTACCCCTACTCGCTCGCGATCGCGTTCAGAACGTTCATCCGCCCCGCCCGGAAGGCCGGGACCAGCGCGGCGAACAGGCCCACGAAGGCCGAGGCGGCGAACACCCCGAGGATCGTCGGCCAGGGGATCTCCAGAACCTTGAGGCCTTCGAGCGCGAGCAGCTGCTGCGCGGTGGCGCCCCAGCCCATGCCCAGCCCGAGGCCGAGCAGGGCGCCGAAGAGGGCGATGACCACCGACTCCAGGCGGATCATGCGGCGCAGCTGGCGGCGGGAGAGGCCGATGGCGCGCATCAGGCCGATCTCGCGGGTCCGCTCCACCACCGACAGGGCCAGGGTGTTCACGACCCCCAGGACCGCGACGATGATGGCGAGGCCGAGGAGCCCGTAGACCATGTTCAGGAGCTGGCCGACCTGGTCCTTGAGCGCCTGCTTGTAGTCGGCCCGGTTGCGCACGTCGTACTGCGGGTACTCCGCCACCGCCGCCTTGACCGCCTGGTACGCGGCGGCGTCGGACTCCCCGTCCTTCGCGCTGGCCAGCAGCATGAAGGGGAGCGGCATCCGGTCGGCCGGCACGTTCGCCTGGGCGACCGCGGTGCTGACGAACATCATGCCGCTGTCGAAGGTGCCCTCGTCGCTGGTGATCGCCGCGACCTTCAGCTTGACGGTGCTGCCGCCCGTGAAGGCGACCGTCAGCTCGTCACCGAGCTTGACGTGGTGCGCGGTGGCGTAGATCGAACCGACCGACATCGAGCCCTTGCCGTACGCCGCCGCCTGCTCTCCGGCGACCATCTTGCGCCGCATGTCCCCGGCGTACGTCGGGTCGGTGGCGCCGATGCCCTCCTCGACGGTGGAGCCGTCGGGGGCGGTGACCTTCGCCTCCACCTGGCGGTAGGCGGTGACGTGGTCGAGGCCCTTGACGGCACGCAGCGCCTGCTCGGCCTGCGGCACGACCATCTGCCCGGACTGGGAACTGAGCATGAAGTCGGCGCCGACGGACTTGTCGAGTTCCTCGGTGGCGGAGGCCACCATCGAGGAGCCGACCACCGACAGGCAGGCGACCAGGGCCAGGCCGATCATCAGCGCGGCGGCGGTGGCGCCGGTGCGGCGCGGGTTGCGCAGGGCGTTGCGCTCGGCGAGCCGGCCCACGGACCCGAAGGGCCGCAGCACCACGCCGGACAGCGCCCGCACCACGCCCGCGGCGAGCAGCGGGCCGATCACGATGAAGCCGATGAGGGTGAGGACGACGCCCAGGCCCAGCCAGAGCGATCCGGGTCCGGCCTTCTCCGCGGCGGAGGCGAGGTAGAGCCCCGCGCCGCCGATGCCGGTGAGGACCAGGCCGAGGACGGCGCGGACGACGCCGGCCTTCTTGTCCCCGGGGGTGCCGGACTCGCGCAGGGCGGCCATCGGGGAGACCTTGCCGGCCCGGCGGGCCGGGATGAAGGCGGCGACGGCGGTGACCTTGATGCCGAGCAGCAGGCCGATGGCCGGGGTGGTCCAGGCGACGGTCAGATCGTCGGTGGACAGGTGCATGCCCATCTGGCCCATGACCTTCATCAGGCCGACGGCCAGGCCCACACCCGCGCCGACGCCCAGCACGGAGCCGACGAAGCCGAGGATGTAGGCCTCCAGGACGACGGACTTGAGGACCTGTCCGCTGTCCGCGCCGATGGCGCGCATCAGGCCGATCTCGCGGGTGCGCTGGGCAACCAGCATCGAGAAGGTGTTGAAGATCAGGAAGATGCCGACGAGGAAGGCGATCCCGGCGAAGCCGAGCATCACGTACTTCATGACGTCGAGGAAGGAACCGACGTCCTTGCGGTTGGCGTCCGCGGCTTCCTTGGCGGTCTGCAGCTTGTACGTGTCCGCGCCGACGGCGCTCGCGATGCCCTGCTTGAGCTGCTCGTCGCTCACCCCGTCCTTGGCGGTGACGTTGACGTGCGTGAAGGAGCCGGGGGAACCGAGCAGCGCCTGCTGCGCGGTGGCGGTGTCGAAGTAGACGACGGCCGCACCCGGGTTGGTGACGGTGAAGGCGGCGATACCGGTGATCTTGGCGCGGATGTCACCGGTGACGGCGATGGTGCGCAGTTCGTCACCGAGCCCCAGGTGGTGCTTTTCCGCGGTGTCGGAGTCGACCATCACCTCGGTGGGGCCGCGCGGCGCCCGGCCGGCGGTGATCTTCATGGACTTGAGCTCGTTGTCGTTCCAGTTGCCCGCGATGGTCGGGGCACCGGTGGTCGAGCCCATGTTCTCGTTCTTGGAGTTGACGACCGTGACGGACGTCGACATGACGGCGCCCTCGGCGCTCTTGACGCCCTCGGCCTTCTTCACCTGCTCGACGGTGGGCCCTGCCAGCGTCTCGGGCTTGCCGCGCTCCGGGGTCTCCTCCCCGCCCTTCGCCTCCTTCGGGCTGACCGTCACATCGGCGCTGGTGACGGCGAACAGCTTGTCG from Streptomyces sp. NBC_00190 harbors:
- a CDS encoding type II toxin-antitoxin system Phd/YefM family antitoxin, with the translated sequence MEGARQYNVHEAKTNFSKILEAVATGEEVIISKAGEPVAKVIPLAGKVLRTSRGSVREPVVFADDFDDMSDDAGFAEAFGLLPHTEAAE
- a CDS encoding type II toxin-antitoxin system VapC family toxin, encoding MKLLADTHVIVWWLTDSPQLSDEVKDLLDTERLAYVSAVTPWELAVKQALGKLDGPEDLPERARDCQLRPLPVTALHGIRAGQLPLHHRDPFDRMLIAQAQSEGLTLVTRDKFIPLYDVPVLTV
- a CDS encoding DUF2079 domain-containing protein, with the protein product MTSDAIARPAAPAATAAVKAGSRRWAGPWMVAAGLFLVYLVLSVGRFRRMEWASWDLGIFEQAIRAYAHLREPVADLKGPGANILGDHFSPVIATLAPFYRIFPGPVTLLVAQAALFALSAVPVTRAAGRFLGRPRGLAVGIAYGLSWGIQRAVEFDFHEIAFAVPLLAFALEAVLARRWRAALLWGLPLLLVKEDLGFTLAALAVVVAWRARPTDRRAAAVALGVAALATVLAALVFTVVIPAFATAGYGYWDKIHGAGPLDGFGTKLTTLAWVLIPTSGLLALRSPLLLVAAPTLGWRFLSGDDHYWSTDWHYSAVLMPVVALALIDAIDTARRGERAWLRAYALQLPTAVLAAGLALSVTSLPTEKLAQARTYEKPARVTAIEELLDRIPDGATVEADTAPLTRLTSRCRVLWIGGSKGVVPDWITLDNSSKWAGQDPTGYARQLHPGERFELVGEAEGVVLMRHE
- a CDS encoding ABC transporter permease; its protein translation is MALSAVAVMLSVAFVCGTLVFTDTMNTTFDKLFAVTSADVTVSPKEAKGGEETPERGKPETLAGPTVEQVKKAEGVKSAEGAVMSTSVTVVNSKNENMGSTTGAPTIAGNWNDNELKSMKITAGRAPRGPTEVMVDSDTAEKHHLGLGDELRTIAVTGDIRAKITGIAAFTVTNPGAAVVYFDTATAQQALLGSPGSFTHVNVTAKDGVSDEQLKQGIASAVGADTYKLQTAKEAADANRKDVGSFLDVMKYVMLGFAGIAFLVGIFLIFNTFSMLVAQRTREIGLMRAIGADSGQVLKSVVLEAYILGFVGSVLGVGAGVGLAVGLMKVMGQMGMHLSTDDLTVAWTTPAIGLLLGIKVTAVAAFIPARRAGKVSPMAALRESGTPGDKKAGVVRAVLGLVLTGIGGAGLYLASAAEKAGPGSLWLGLGVVLTLIGFIVIGPLLAAGVVRALSGVVLRPFGSVGRLAERNALRNPRRTGATAAALMIGLALVACLSVVGSSMVASATEELDKSVGADFMLSSQSGQMVVPQAEQALRAVKGLDHVTAYRQVEAKVTAPDGSTVEEGIGATDPTYAGDMRRKMVAGEQAAAYGKGSMSVGSIYATAHHVKLGDELTVAFTGGSTVKLKVAAITSDEGTFDSGMMFVSTAVAQANVPADRMPLPFMLLASAKDGESDAAAYQAVKAAVAEYPQYDVRNRADYKQALKDQVGQLLNMVYGLLGLAIIVAVLGVVNTLALSVVERTREIGLMRAIGLSRRQLRRMIRLESVVIALFGALLGLGLGMGWGATAQQLLALEGLKVLEIPWPTILGVFAASAFVGLFAALVPAFRAGRMNVLNAIASE